A single region of the Methanobrevibacter boviskoreani JH1 genome encodes:
- a CDS encoding amino acid ABC transporter permease: protein MMIDSMIIQICDGMLTSIEIFVLTLLFSLPLGLLVCWGRMSSFRPISWLMKAYISIMRGTPLMLQLIIIFFAPYYVFGAQLSDTYRWIAVIIGFSINYAAYFAEIYRGGIESIPKGQYEAAQVLGYSRLQTFFIIIFPQVIKNVLPAITNDVITLVKDTSLSFVIAIPEMFTVAKQISAAQASITALIVAGIFYYIFNYLVAIFMEGVEEELDYY, encoded by the coding sequence ATGATGATAGACAGTATGATAATTCAAATCTGCGATGGTATGTTAACATCTATTGAAATCTTTGTATTAACATTGTTATTCTCACTTCCTTTAGGATTATTAGTATGTTGGGGAAGGATGAGTAGCTTCAGACCAATAAGTTGGTTAATGAAAGCATATATATCAATTATGAGAGGAACACCTTTAATGCTTCAATTGATTATTATATTCTTTGCACCATACTATGTTTTTGGAGCGCAACTATCTGACACCTATAGATGGATTGCAGTAATAATAGGATTTTCAATAAATTATGCAGCATACTTTGCAGAGATTTATAGAGGAGGAATAGAGTCTATTCCAAAAGGGCAATATGAAGCGGCACAGGTATTAGGATATTCAAGATTACAAACATTCTTTATAATTATATTCCCACAAGTAATCAAAAACGTACTTCCTGCAATTACAAATGATGTAATTACCCTTGTAAAAGATACTTCATTATCCTTCGTAATAGCAATTCCAGAGATGTTTACCGTTGCAAAACAAATATCTGCAGCACAGGCATCTATAACCGCATTAATAGTAGCGGGAATTTTCTATTATATATTCAACTATTTAGTTGCAATATTCATGGAAGGAGTAGAAGAAGAACTAGACTATTACTAG
- a CDS encoding 30S ribosomal protein S8e, with amino-acid sequence MAISQGKSIRSPSGGRLRSNRGKRKSELGRASAETKLAGKRLRKIRTRGGNEKLRLDGGNKINVVDPKNNKAEVLDILDVVENNANPNYVRRNIITKGAVVETAKGKAKVTSRPGQTGVISGVLL; translated from the coding sequence ATGGCAATTAGTCAAGGAAAATCAATCAGAAGTCCATCTGGTGGAAGATTAAGATCCAACCGTGGAAAAAGGAAATCAGAATTAGGAAGAGCTTCTGCAGAAACTAAATTAGCTGGTAAAAGGTTAAGAAAAATCAGAACTCGTGGTGGAAACGAAAAGCTTAGATTAGATGGTGGAAACAAAATCAATGTTGTAGATCCAAAAAATAATAAGGCTGAAGTTCTTGATATTTTAGATGTTGTAGAAAATAATGCTAACCCTAACTATGTAAGAAGGAACATTATTACTAAAGGTGCAGTTGTAGAAACTGCTAAAGGTAAAGCTAAAGTTACCTCAAGACCAGGTCAAACTGGTGTTATTTCTGGTGTTTTATTATAA
- a CDS encoding amino acid ABC transporter substrate-binding protein, translated as MNKKILVSLSIMIIIVIGLLIVHFSYANLGGETSANDNDDNTLVVGFDAEFPPYGFKDDQGNYIGFDLDLAQEVCNRNNWTLKKQAIDWDSKDTELNSGSIDCIWNGFTMEGREDQYTWSKAYIDNRQVIVVKNDSDINSLSDLSGKTVETQKDSSALAALQGDQKSLAQSFKKLTQVADYNTAFMDLESGACDAVAVDYGVAKYQITTGNDSTTFKILEENISTEHYGIGFKKGNTELRDKVQKTLDEMYEDGTVQRIAKKYSNYGVPESLRNYTKDEEI; from the coding sequence ATGAATAAAAAAATTTTAGTTTCCTTAAGCATTATGATTATTATAGTAATAGGCTTATTAATTGTTCATTTTTCATATGCCAATTTAGGAGGTGAAACTTCTGCCAATGACAACGATGACAATACCCTTGTTGTAGGATTTGATGCGGAATTTCCACCCTATGGATTTAAAGATGATCAAGGAAACTATATAGGATTTGATTTAGACTTAGCTCAAGAGGTTTGTAATAGAAATAATTGGACTTTGAAAAAACAAGCCATTGATTGGGATTCTAAAGACACCGAACTCAATTCTGGAAGTATTGATTGTATTTGGAATGGTTTTACCATGGAAGGTAGAGAAGATCAATACACATGGTCTAAAGCATATATTGACAATAGACAGGTAATTGTTGTTAAAAATGATTCTGATATAAATAGTCTTTCTGATTTAAGTGGTAAAACAGTTGAAACACAGAAAGATTCATCTGCTTTAGCAGCACTTCAAGGTGATCAGAAATCATTAGCACAAAGCTTTAAAAAGTTAACACAAGTTGCCGATTATAATACTGCATTTATGGACTTAGAATCTGGAGCCTGTGATGCGGTTGCTGTAGATTATGGTGTAGCCAAATACCAAATAACAACAGGTAATGATTCAACTACATTTAAAATACTTGAAGAAAATATTTCTACAGAACATTATGGTATTGGATTTAAAAAAGGCAATACGGAGCTAAGAGATAAAGTACAGAAAACTCTAGACGAAATGTATGAAGATGGAACAGTCCAGAGAATTGCTAAAAAATACAGTAATTATGGTGTTCCAGAATCACTTAGAAATTATACCAAAGATGAGGAGATTTGA
- a CDS encoding DNA polymerase domain-containing protein: MLKERSEERPEESPEQIKLEKTIKEAAQEFLKEYNASLPEVMELEYEGFYRRGFFVTKKRYAVIEEGNIIAKGLELVRRDWAPIAKNAQEDVLMAILNEGNVDKAAEVIKKALEKLHSREVNRDDLVIHTQITKSLDKYKQIAPHVVAAHIMEEHGLKVKRGDILRYVIVKGKGSISSRAVPYDYVDENTEFDITYYVKHQLVPAVSRIMSSFGYSESELEHLDSPDKQQTLDSFF, from the coding sequence TTGTTAAAGGAAAGATCTGAGGAAAGGCCTGAAGAGAGTCCGGAACAAATAAAACTTGAGAAGACTATTAAAGAAGCGGCTCAGGAGTTTTTAAAAGAATATAATGCAAGTTTACCTGAGGTAATGGAACTTGAATATGAGGGATTCTACAGAAGGGGCTTCTTTGTAACTAAAAAAAGATATGCGGTAATAGAGGAAGGAAATATTATTGCAAAAGGTTTGGAACTTGTAAGAAGAGACTGGGCACCAATTGCTAAAAATGCACAGGAAGATGTGTTGATGGCAATATTAAATGAGGGTAATGTTGACAAGGCTGCAGAAGTTATTAAAAAAGCACTGGAGAAACTCCATTCAAGGGAAGTCAATCGTGATGACTTGGTTATACATACCCAGATTACAAAAAGTTTGGATAAATATAAACAAATAGCTCCTCATGTTGTTGCGGCACATATTATGGAAGAGCACGGACTTAAAGTTAAAAGGGGAGACATATTAAGATATGTTATAGTTAAAGGAAAAGGTTCTATAAGTTCTAGGGCTGTTCCTTATGATTATGTCGATGAAAATACTGAATTTGATATAACTTATTATGTCAAACATCAGTTAGTTCCTGCGGTATCACGTATCATGAGTTCCTTCGGATATAGTGAAAGTGAATTAGAACATTTGGACAGTCCGGATAAACAGCAAACATTGGATTCATTCTTCTAA
- the xth gene encoding exodeoxyribonuclease III — MDELNLISWNVNGIRAIHRKGFIDWLQKEDADIVSIQEIKAQIDQLPRKLINVPGYKSYFNSALRKGYSGVATYSKEGPNQVINGMGIERFDVEGRLLRLDYDDFTLLNIYYPNGGSGEERLQYKMDFYDAFLDYTNGLVDEGYNLVICGDLNTAHKPIDLARPKENEETSGFLPIEREWVSKFLDNGYADTFRMFNQDPDNYTWWSYRTRARDRNVGWRLDYFFVNDEFKSHVKDSYILSDVMGSDHCPIGLKIKV, encoded by the coding sequence ATGGATGAATTAAATTTAATTTCATGGAATGTAAACGGTATTAGGGCAATTCATAGAAAAGGTTTTATAGATTGGCTTCAAAAGGAAGACGCGGATATTGTATCTATTCAGGAGATCAAAGCTCAAATCGACCAACTTCCAAGAAAATTGATTAATGTTCCAGGTTATAAATCCTATTTTAATTCAGCTTTGAGAAAGGGTTATAGTGGAGTTGCAACTTATTCAAAAGAAGGGCCTAATCAGGTTATTAATGGAATGGGTATTGAGAGATTCGATGTTGAGGGAAGACTTTTAAGACTTGATTATGATGATTTTACACTATTGAATATCTATTATCCTAATGGCGGTTCCGGTGAGGAACGATTACAATATAAGATGGATTTTTATGATGCTTTTCTAGATTATACCAATGGTCTAGTGGATGAAGGTTATAATCTGGTTATTTGTGGAGATTTGAATACGGCCCATAAGCCTATTGATCTTGCAAGACCTAAAGAGAATGAGGAGACCTCCGGATTTTTACCTATTGAAAGGGAATGGGTTAGTAAATTCTTGGATAATGGTTATGCTGATACTTTTAGAATGTTCAATCAGGACCCTGATAATTATACCTGGTGGAGTTATAGGACTAGGGCAAGGGATAGAAATGTGGGATGGAGACTTGACTATTTCTTTGTAAACGACGAGTTTAAGTCTCATGTAAAGGATTCTTATATATTATCTGATGTTATGGGCTCAGATCACTGTCCAATTGGACTTAAAATTAAGGTTTAA
- a CDS encoding TIGR02253 family HAD-type hydrolase, whose amino-acid sequence MKQYFFDIDDTLLDTSSFAETARHAAINNIVENGLPIDEEEAYDIFKEIIAEKGSNYGKHFNVLTKRVIGAEDPYLIALGMTTYHNVKFSLLQPFPRTIAILIYLKQKGYKIGAISNGITIKQWEKLIRLNLHPFFDIVITSEEVGYEKPHPQIFIEALKRIHCSPDKSVMVGNKYETDIEGALNAGMSGILVNSELTYEQEQRIENEKLDVIVLNNISDVDTVL is encoded by the coding sequence ATAAAGCAGTATTTTTTTGATATTGATGACACATTACTTGATACTTCTTCATTTGCAGAAACTGCAAGACATGCTGCAATAAACAATATTGTCGAGAATGGACTTCCTATTGATGAAGAAGAGGCATATGATATTTTTAAAGAGATCATCGCCGAAAAAGGCTCAAACTATGGTAAACATTTTAACGTACTTACAAAAAGGGTAATCGGTGCAGAGGATCCCTATCTTATAGCACTTGGTATGACAACCTACCATAACGTTAAGTTCTCATTACTCCAACCATTTCCAAGAACTATTGCCATATTAATTTACCTTAAACAAAAAGGTTATAAAATAGGCGCTATCAGCAATGGGATAACCATTAAACAATGGGAGAAACTCATCAGATTAAACTTACATCCATTCTTTGATATTGTAATAACCTCAGAAGAGGTCGGTTATGAAAAGCCACATCCACAGATATTTATAGAGGCGCTTAAAAGAATTCATTGTAGTCCAGATAAAAGCGTTATGGTTGGAAATAAATATGAGACAGATATTGAAGGAGCATTAAACGCAGGAATGAGTGGAATACTTGTAAACTCAGAATTAACCTATGAACAAGAACAAAGGATTGAAAATGAAAAACTTGACGTGATTGTTCTAAACAATATCTCTGATGTAGACACAGTATTATAA
- the pheS gene encoding phenylalanine--tRNA ligase subunit alpha, whose protein sequence is MTDISKIIEELPFYEKLLLKDLEENENIPPEEVAKKDNINIKSVMSAAGSLAAKDIITVNKNTEEKVKLSKAGKEFAEKGLPERRVLNVLAYEKEIPMKDLAKKCGLDKKESVIALGWLNRKGWAKIDKGTLKITDKGEEAVDNYGEDEKILKKLFSSQGILKSELTEDELKGLNTINKRKNLIKNKKITSHSFKLNQIGKNIIKHGFEIGNRKEEATQLTHEDLKNGTWKNLHYRPYDINAETPKTFPGKAHPLRKIIEEIREIFLDMGFTESNGTTLDSAFWNFDSLFQPQDHAAREMQDTFYVKNPSECKLPDEKIVKNVAKTHEDGGNTKSTGWGYDWDVDVAKQSVLRTHTTGISTKYLASHEPPLKMFSVGRVFRRETINYKHLPEFHQVEGLVAAEGISFQHLLGILKEFYKKLGFEVRFRPAYFPYTYMSCECEIYLEERHDWIELGGAGMFRPEVLEPLGIKVPALAFGIGIERLAMIRYDISDIRMLYKSDIKWLRDIPLDNGVELKFDY, encoded by the coding sequence ATGACTGATATTTCAAAAATCATCGAAGAATTACCTTTTTATGAAAAACTTTTATTAAAAGATTTAGAAGAGAATGAGAACATTCCTCCTGAAGAAGTTGCAAAGAAAGATAATATAAACATAAAGTCTGTAATGAGTGCTGCAGGTTCCCTTGCTGCAAAAGATATTATTACTGTAAATAAAAACACAGAAGAGAAGGTCAAGTTATCAAAAGCAGGTAAGGAATTTGCAGAAAAAGGATTACCTGAACGTAGAGTATTGAATGTCTTAGCTTATGAGAAAGAAATACCTATGAAAGACCTAGCTAAAAAATGTGGCTTAGACAAAAAGGAAAGTGTTATTGCTCTCGGTTGGTTAAATAGAAAAGGATGGGCCAAAATAGATAAGGGTACTTTGAAAATCACTGATAAAGGTGAGGAAGCTGTTGATAATTATGGTGAAGATGAAAAGATTCTTAAAAAGCTATTCTCAAGTCAGGGAATCCTTAAAAGTGAATTAACCGAAGATGAACTTAAAGGTTTAAACACCATTAATAAAAGAAAAAACCTCATTAAAAATAAAAAAATCACCTCCCATAGTTTCAAATTAAATCAAATAGGTAAAAATATTATTAAACATGGATTTGAAATTGGAAACAGAAAAGAAGAGGCCACCCAACTTACCCATGAGGATTTAAAGAATGGAACCTGGAAAAACCTACATTACAGACCATATGACATTAATGCTGAAACACCTAAAACATTTCCAGGAAAGGCACATCCCTTAAGAAAGATTATTGAGGAAATCAGGGAGATTTTCCTAGACATGGGATTTACAGAATCAAACGGAACCACACTTGACTCCGCATTCTGGAACTTTGATTCCCTTTTCCAACCACAGGATCATGCAGCACGTGAGATGCAGGATACATTCTATGTGAAAAATCCGTCAGAATGTAAGCTTCCTGATGAGAAGATTGTTAAAAATGTGGCAAAAACCCACGAGGATGGTGGAAACACCAAAAGTACAGGTTGGGGTTATGATTGGGATGTTGATGTTGCAAAACAATCTGTTCTTAGAACACATACAACAGGTATCTCAACCAAATACCTAGCAAGTCATGAACCACCTTTGAAAATGTTCTCAGTCGGTAGGGTATTTAGAAGGGAAACCATTAATTATAAACACTTACCTGAATTCCACCAAGTGGAAGGACTTGTAGCTGCTGAGGGAATTAGCTTCCAACACTTACTTGGAATATTAAAAGAATTCTATAAGAAATTAGGATTTGAAGTAAGATTTAGACCTGCATACTTCCCTTATACCTATATGTCCTGTGAATGTGAAATCTACCTGGAAGAAAGACATGACTGGATTGAACTAGGGGGAGCTGGAATGTTCCGTCCAGAAGTACTTGAACCATTAGGCATTAAGGTTCCCGCATTGGCATTTGGTATAGGTATCGAAAGACTTGCTATGATTAGATATGACATTTCAGATATTAGAATGTTGTATAAAAGTGACATTAAATGGTTAAGGGATATTCCATTGGATAATGGAGTAGAATTAAAATTTGATTATTAA